One Candidatus Methanoplasma cognatum DNA window includes the following coding sequences:
- a CDS encoding ABC transporter ATP-binding protein yields the protein MTGGHPIEIMELRKEYKKFVALDDLTLNVEKNSFTGFLGPNGAGKSTTLKILTNLINATSGSAFINGADVTKEYKTALIGVGSVVETPEFYLYMTPAEMFSYTGEIFGMSRESISAQTEEILSDVKMTEWADKRLGTFSKGMKQRIALGISLMNDPSVIILDEPTSGLDPRGVAEIRDVLKNIRNRSKNLTMLMSSHILHEVADLCDRIALINRGKLLLNDRTEAITGSNKVRKISLRMVGDPTEDAVSRISGLANVKDALMVGNNIDIRFTGGDSDQLRFFTEVGSLGLGIFDLHEEDALESVYLNMIAESR from the coding sequence ATGACCGGCGGCCACCCCATAGAAATAATGGAACTGAGAAAAGAATACAAAAAATTCGTTGCCCTTGACGATCTGACGCTGAATGTGGAAAAGAATAGCTTTACGGGCTTCCTCGGACCGAACGGTGCGGGGAAGAGCACGACCCTGAAGATACTGACCAACCTAATCAACGCAACGTCCGGCAGCGCGTTCATCAACGGCGCGGACGTCACGAAGGAATACAAAACCGCACTGATCGGTGTCGGCTCGGTTGTCGAGACCCCCGAATTCTATCTTTACATGACGCCGGCAGAAATGTTCTCCTACACAGGAGAGATCTTCGGAATGAGCAGAGAATCCATTTCCGCTCAGACGGAGGAGATACTTTCCGATGTGAAGATGACAGAATGGGCGGACAAGAGGCTCGGCACCTTCTCAAAGGGGATGAAACAGAGGATAGCTCTGGGGATATCTCTGATGAACGATCCGAGTGTCATAATCCTCGATGAGCCTACGTCGGGTCTCGATCCGAGAGGGGTGGCGGAAATAAGGGATGTATTGAAAAACATACGGAACAGGTCAAAGAACCTCACTATGCTTATGAGCTCTCACATCCTGCATGAGGTCGCGGATCTCTGCGACCGCATCGCCCTGATCAACCGAGGAAAGCTTCTGCTCAACGACAGGACGGAGGCCATTACCGGTTCCAATAAGGTGAGAAAGATAAGCCTGAGGATGGTCGGCGACCCGACTGAGGACGCCGTATCCCGGATATCCGGCCTCGCCAACGTCAAAGACGCCTTGATGGTCGGTAACAACATTGATATACGTTTCACCGGCGGCGACAGCGACCAGCTGAGGTTCTTCACTGAGGTCGGTTCTCTCGGCCTGGGTATATTCGATCTTCACGAAGAGGATGCGCTTGAGTCAGTGTATCTGAACATGATAGCGGAGTCGAGGTGA